A window of the Oscillospiraceae bacterium NTUH-002-81 genome harbors these coding sequences:
- a CDS encoding PHP domain-containing protein, translating to MPEFAYDLHIHSCLSPCGDEDMTPANIVGMAALKGLDVIALTDHNSCKNCPAIMKAAQEYGISVIPGMELTTMEEVHVLCLFPELSRAMDFDAYVYERLLPFPNREDLFGRQIIYNENDEPAGKVEYLLISSTQITFSAAQDIVEQFGGVMIPAHIDKNSNSLLHNLGFIPSDSHFTCAEVANLDDLERLKEENPYLNGCKIIHDSDAHYLEHIHEREQFLTAASAKPADVLEALTGKSLTSGVGVI from the coding sequence ATGCCTGAGTTTGCCTATGACCTGCACATCCATTCCTGCCTCTCCCCCTGCGGAGATGAGGATATGACCCCGGCCAACATCGTCGGGATGGCGGCCTTAAAAGGGCTGGATGTGATCGCGCTGACAGACCATAATTCGTGCAAAAACTGTCCGGCCATCATGAAAGCGGCACAGGAGTACGGGATTTCCGTTATCCCGGGCATGGAGCTGACGACCATGGAGGAGGTGCATGTGCTGTGCCTGTTCCCGGAGCTTTCCCGGGCCATGGATTTTGATGCCTATGTGTATGAGCGGCTGCTGCCTTTTCCCAACCGGGAAGACCTGTTCGGGCGGCAGATCATTTACAATGAGAACGACGAACCGGCGGGCAAGGTGGAATATCTGCTCATCAGCAGTACCCAGATCACCTTTTCGGCGGCGCAGGACATCGTGGAGCAGTTCGGCGGCGTCATGATCCCTGCCCACATCGACAAGAATTCCAACAGCCTGCTGCACAATCTGGGTTTCATTCCCTCGGACAGTCATTTTACCTGTGCCGAGGTGGCCAATCTGGACGATCTGGAGCGATTGAAGGAGGAAAATCCCTATCTGAATGGCTGTAAGATCATCCACGATTCCGATGCCCATTATCTGGAGCACATCCATGAGCGGGAGCAGTTTCTGACGGCGGCTTCCGCAAAACCGGCGGATGTGCTGGAAGCGCTCACCGGAAAATCCTTGACAAGTGGGGTGGGTGTGATATAA
- a CDS encoding [Fe-Fe] hydrogenase large subunit C-terminal domain-containing protein, with protein MDKFFHSVYLVEENCTGCYNCIKRCPTQAIRVQDGKARVRSEYCIDCGECVRSCKQHAKASKRDKLKRDLVGKYEYLVALPSQALYSQFNNLDDVNILLTGLKLMGFNDVVEVSAASEAVTARARKYIEEHEDLWPIISTACPTVLRLIRVRFPNLIEHLLPMNIPAEVAARYARRKAMEETGLPSEKIGIVYISPCPSKVSYVQAPMGVEKSEIDEVLGIKDIYRILLPYLKEAQKEVQPLRQGGSIGIGWGRSGGEARALGIRDYIAADGILCVINVLEDLEDEKFEKVPFIELNACDGGCVGGVLNIENPFVARAKIMRFQKELPVTPAEELLPISEADAWWTKPLEYEPVYQLGSNFMESIAMMKKVDDLLKKFPGLDCGCCGAPSCKALAQDIVRGYATENACIHILKDRLHLLSQYAAEFANNEVVTKENMQEYIETTRQYINKMSNDIEALDNTIGVRGVHQRVEPETGSDLKPMPSDD; from the coding sequence ATGGACAAGTTTTTTCATTCTGTGTATCTGGTAGAAGAAAACTGCACAGGCTGTTATAACTGCATCAAGCGGTGCCCGACCCAGGCGATTCGGGTGCAGGATGGGAAAGCACGGGTAAGAAGTGAGTATTGTATTGACTGCGGCGAATGCGTCAGATCCTGCAAGCAGCATGCCAAAGCATCCAAGCGGGACAAGCTGAAACGGGATCTGGTGGGAAAATACGAGTATCTGGTGGCTCTGCCCTCCCAGGCGCTGTACAGTCAGTTTAACAATCTGGACGATGTGAACATTCTGCTCACGGGACTGAAGCTGATGGGCTTCAACGATGTGGTGGAGGTGTCCGCGGCTTCCGAGGCAGTGACGGCGCGGGCAAGAAAATATATCGAAGAGCATGAGGATCTGTGGCCCATCATCAGTACGGCATGTCCGACGGTGCTGCGGCTCATCCGGGTGCGTTTTCCCAATCTGATTGAGCATCTGCTGCCGATGAACATTCCGGCGGAGGTGGCAGCCCGGTATGCGAGACGCAAGGCCATGGAGGAGACAGGTCTGCCGTCTGAGAAGATCGGCATTGTATACATATCCCCCTGCCCTTCCAAGGTCAGCTATGTGCAGGCCCCGATGGGGGTGGAGAAAAGCGAGATCGACGAGGTGCTGGGCATCAAGGATATTTACCGGATCCTGCTGCCTTATCTGAAAGAGGCCCAGAAGGAAGTGCAGCCGCTCCGGCAGGGCGGCAGCATCGGCATCGGCTGGGGCAGAAGCGGCGGAGAAGCCCGGGCGCTGGGCATCCGGGATTATATCGCGGCAGACGGCATCCTGTGTGTCATCAACGTGCTGGAGGACCTGGAGGACGAGAAGTTTGAGAAGGTGCCCTTCATTGAGCTGAATGCCTGCGATGGCGGCTGCGTGGGCGGTGTTCTCAACATTGAGAATCCGTTCGTAGCCCGGGCCAAGATCATGCGGTTCCAGAAGGAGCTGCCGGTGACACCGGCGGAAGAGCTGCTTCCCATTTCCGAGGCGGATGCGTGGTGGACGAAGCCGCTGGAATATGAGCCGGTGTACCAGCTGGGCAGCAATTTTATGGAAAGCATCGCCATGATGAAGAAGGTGGATGATCTGCTGAAGAAGTTCCCCGGCCTGGACTGCGGCTGCTGCGGGGCGCCGTCCTGCAAGGCGCTGGCCCAGGATATCGTGCGGGGCTATGCCACAGAGAATGCCTGCATCCACATTCTGAAAGACCGGCTGCATCTGTTATCCCAGTATGCGGCGGAGTTTGCCAACAATGAAGTGGTGACAAAGGAAAACATGCAGGAATATATCGAGACGACGAGACAGTATATCAACAAGATGTCCAACGACATTGAGGCGCTGGACAACACCATCGGTGTAAGAGGCGTGCACCAGCGGGTAGAGCCAGAGACGGGAAGCGATCTGAAGCCGATGCCATCGGACGATTAG
- a CDS encoding ATP-binding protein translates to MSESIMSLHYDVCADDFKAAGEASSDVKNKLKVMGFPPDIVRRVAIAMYEGEINMVIHANGGEITVDITMDEIIIVLKDVGPGIKDIDKAMEAGYSTASDHIRSLGFGAGMGLPNMKKCSDEMKIDTKIGVGTTVTLVIKLHA, encoded by the coding sequence ATGAGTGAGAGCATTATGTCACTGCACTATGATGTCTGTGCGGATGATTTTAAGGCCGCAGGAGAGGCCAGCAGTGATGTGAAAAATAAATTAAAGGTCATGGGATTTCCACCGGACATTGTCCGTCGGGTGGCCATTGCCATGTACGAGGGCGAGATCAACATGGTGATCCACGCCAACGGCGGAGAGATCACGGTGGACATCACGATGGACGAGATCATCATTGTCCTGAAGGATGTGGGCCCGGGTATCAAGGATATCGACAAAGCCATGGAGGCAGGCTATTCCACAGCCTCCGACCATATCCGTTCGCTGGGCTTTGGCGCAGGTATGGGACTTCCGAATATGAAGAAATGTTCCGATGAGATGAAGATTGATACGAAGATCGGCGTCGGCACGACGGTGACGCTGGTGATCAAGCTTCACGCATAG
- a CDS encoding DRTGG domain-containing protein, translating into MLLREIRELTDAEVLTGQDMIDTYTVKSVYASDLMSDVLAQVKGHPLLITGLCNPQVMRTAEMMDISCVLFVRGKCPDEHVLELAREQDLCVMRTDRIMFEACGILYEAGLYGGEEDE; encoded by the coding sequence ATGCTGTTAAGAGAAATACGGGAGCTGACGGATGCAGAGGTACTGACCGGACAGGATATGATCGATACCTATACAGTGAAGAGCGTCTATGCGTCGGATCTGATGAGTGATGTGCTGGCGCAGGTGAAGGGACATCCGCTGCTGATCACCGGCCTGTGTAATCCGCAGGTTATGCGTACCGCAGAGATGATGGATATTTCCTGTGTTCTTTTCGTGCGGGGAAAATGTCCTGACGAACATGTGCTGGAGCTTGCCAGAGAGCAGGATCTGTGCGTGATGAGAACAGACCGTATCATGTTTGAGGCATGTGGCATTTTATATGAAGCGGGTCTGTATGGAGGGGAAGAGGATGAGTGA
- a CDS encoding YihY/virulence factor BrkB family protein — MRAVKTIYQIVWNFIKRMERDHVSAYAAQAAYFIMLSFIPIIMLLLALLKYTPVTQAELQRIFEGGVPDSVYPMILQIINEVYSRSSTLIPMTALVTVWSAGRGVLALTRGFNCIYKVDETRNYVRLRIRSSGYTVLFIISVVLSLTVMVFGNAIHELFSSRLKIFAHITGLIISVRTIMMLCILVTFFTLIYRFLPNRRGAPILLQVPGAMFTAAAWSGFSFFFSIYVDHFGNYTRIYGSLTTLIVVMLWLYICMYIVMIGAAINSYYEGKFREFEERARRRRFVRREAAKEPEEQVSP, encoded by the coding sequence ATGAGGGCTGTGAAAACGATTTATCAGATTGTCTGGAATTTTATCAAGCGGATGGAACGGGACCACGTGAGTGCCTATGCGGCCCAGGCGGCTTATTTTATCATGCTTTCTTTTATCCCGATCATCATGCTGTTGCTGGCCCTTCTGAAATACACGCCGGTGACTCAGGCGGAGCTGCAGCGGATTTTCGAGGGCGGGGTGCCGGATTCGGTGTATCCCATGATCCTGCAGATCATCAATGAGGTGTACAGCCGTTCTTCCACGCTCATCCCCATGACCGCCCTTGTCACGGTGTGGTCGGCGGGCAGAGGCGTGCTGGCACTGACAAGAGGCTTTAACTGTATTTATAAAGTAGATGAAACCCGTAATTACGTCCGGCTGCGTATCCGTTCCTCGGGCTATACGGTGCTGTTCATTATTTCTGTCGTATTGAGCCTGACGGTTATGGTGTTCGGTAACGCCATTCATGAGCTGTTTTCCAGTCGCCTGAAAATATTTGCACACATTACCGGGCTGATCATCAGCGTGCGGACCATCATGATGCTGTGCATCCTGGTTACTTTTTTCACATTGATCTACCGCTTTCTGCCCAACCGCAGAGGGGCACCGATCCTTCTGCAGGTGCCGGGGGCCATGTTCACGGCGGCCGCCTGGTCGGGATTCTCGTTTTTCTTCTCGATCTATGTGGATCATTTTGGAAATTATACGAGAATCTACGGCAGCCTGACGACGCTGATCGTGGTCATGCTCTGGCTGTACATCTGCATGTATATCGTCATGATCGGTGCAGCCATCAATTCCTATTATGAGGGAAAATTCAGAGAGTTCGAGGAGCGGGCCCGCCGAAGACGGTTTGTCCGCAGAGAGGCGGCAAAAGAGCCGGAGGAGCAGGTGTCTCCGTAA